Proteins from a genomic interval of Xanthomonas sp. AM6:
- a CDS encoding cellulose biosynthesis protein BcsD gives MSSSEPQTHFRTQACSRQWRGFLRALAQEFAAELAAEDMALLMARIGRRFAAEHPLGACATLEELQAAANRVWERAEWGYVRFEEQADRVDLHHVGSPLQIALAGETAGADGFLEGVYHAWFEQAGMLAGLGIRAVPVADEDVRRFVLCRVA, from the coding sequence ATGAGCTCTTCCGAGCCCCAGACGCATTTCCGTACCCAGGCCTGCTCGCGGCAGTGGCGCGGCTTCCTGCGTGCGTTGGCGCAGGAGTTCGCGGCGGAGCTGGCGGCCGAGGACATGGCGCTGCTGATGGCGCGGATCGGCCGCCGGTTCGCCGCCGAACACCCGCTCGGCGCCTGCGCGACGCTGGAGGAGCTCCAGGCCGCGGCCAACCGGGTCTGGGAGCGGGCCGAGTGGGGCTACGTGCGTTTCGAGGAGCAGGCCGACCGGGTCGACCTGCACCACGTCGGCTCGCCGTTGCAGATCGCCCTGGCCGGGGAGACGGCCGGGGCCGATGGGTTCCTGGAAGGGGTGTACCACGCCTGGTTCGAGCAGGCCGGCATGTTGGCGGGTCTGGGGATCCGCGCGGTGCCGGTGGCCGACGAGGACGTGCGCCGTTTCGTGCTGTGCCGGGTGGCCTGA
- the pncB gene encoding nicotinate phosphoribosyltransferase, with protein MIIDSLLDTDLYKFTMMQAVLHQHPGAQVEYRFKCRTPGIDLAQFLEQISAEIDALCALRFRAEELDYLRGLRFIKPDFADFLALFHLDRKYLQLHASATVPGEIELRIRGPWLHTILFEVPLLAIINEVWFRNTGGDDHAEGLRRLQAKIALLRDSGGYGGCAIADYGTRRRYSRAWHGELLPVLQQTLGAQFVGTSNVYFAWRYGLTPLGTMAHEYLQAFQALGPRLRDSQAAALESWAREYRGDLGIALSDVVGLEAFLRDFDLYFCKLFDGMRHDSGDPFEWGERVLAHLQQHRVDPRSKTLVFSDGLDIDKVMRLYAHFRDRCMLAFGVGTHLTNDLGPAPLQIVIKMVRCNGQPVAKLSDSPGKTLCDDPAYLAYLRQVFDVAADRQD; from the coding sequence ATGATCATCGATTCGCTGCTCGACACCGACCTGTACAAGTTCACGATGATGCAGGCGGTGCTGCACCAGCATCCCGGCGCGCAGGTGGAATACCGCTTCAAGTGCCGCACACCGGGCATCGACCTGGCGCAGTTCCTGGAGCAGATCTCGGCCGAGATCGACGCGCTGTGCGCGCTGCGCTTCCGCGCCGAGGAGCTGGACTACCTGCGCGGCCTGCGTTTCATCAAGCCCGACTTCGCCGATTTCCTGGCGCTGTTCCACCTGGACCGCAAGTACCTGCAGCTGCACGCCTCGGCCACGGTGCCGGGCGAGATCGAGCTGCGCATCCGCGGGCCGTGGCTGCACACCATCCTGTTCGAGGTGCCGCTGCTGGCGATCATCAACGAGGTCTGGTTCCGCAACACCGGCGGCGACGACCATGCCGAGGGCCTGCGCCGGCTGCAGGCCAAGATCGCGCTGCTGCGCGACAGCGGCGGCTACGGCGGTTGCGCGATCGCCGACTACGGCACCCGCCGCCGCTATTCGCGGGCCTGGCACGGCGAGCTGCTGCCGGTGCTGCAGCAGACCCTGGGCGCGCAGTTCGTCGGCACCAGCAACGTGTACTTCGCCTGGCGCTACGGGCTGACCCCGCTGGGCACGATGGCCCACGAATACCTGCAGGCGTTCCAGGCGCTGGGCCCGCGGCTGCGCGATTCGCAGGCGGCCGCGCTGGAGTCGTGGGCGCGCGAGTACCGCGGCGACCTGGGCATCGCCCTGTCCGACGTGGTCGGGCTGGAGGCGTTCCTGCGCGACTTCGACCTGTATTTCTGCAAGCTGTTCGACGGCATGCGCCACGATTCCGGCGACCCGTTCGAATGGGGCGAGCGCGTGCTGGCGCACCTGCAGCAGCACCGGGTGGACCCGCGCAGCAAGACCCTGGTGTTCAGCGACGGCCTGGACATCGACAAGGTGATGCGGCTGTACGCGCATTTCCGCGATCGCTGCATGCTCGCCTTCGGCGTCGGCACGCACCTGACCAACGACCTGGGGCCGGCGCCGCTGCAGATCGTGATCAAGATGGTCCGCTGCAACGGCCAGCCGGTGGCCAAGCTCAGCGATTCGCCGGGCAAGACCCTGTGCGACGACCCGGCCTACCTGGCCTATCTGCGCCAAGTCTTTGACGTGGCGGCCGATCGTCAGGACTGA
- a CDS encoding glycosidase-like protein yields MASIAVRWLAGLLFAMSACGCGAATPAPASTPWMGANVKVSAQAPWGSAAAQRSLRQLAAAGAERALLVAFVWQATPQSDDPVLGSDSSVEQVRAGLRQMRAAGLQPVLKVHLWIPGHWAGDAAPADRAAWFAAYRRALLQLAQVAAEERAEALIVGTELRGLQDAPQWPALVAAVREAYRGPLGYVADGLEQAERFGYWDRFDFVGTSLYPALSSSPAQRLAQMRAAAERVQALGARSGRPVWVAELGLRSARGSLAAPWESPEQRSAAVDTALQAQVLQDWRRVLGERRIAGIALWCWYTDPDAGGAHDSDFTVQHKPAQAVLARGAAR; encoded by the coding sequence ATGGCGTCGATTGCCGTGAGATGGCTGGCCGGCCTGCTGTTCGCGATGAGCGCGTGCGGCTGCGGCGCGGCCACGCCCGCGCCGGCATCTACGCCGTGGATGGGCGCCAACGTCAAGGTGTCGGCGCAGGCGCCGTGGGGTAGCGCCGCGGCGCAGCGCTCGCTGCGGCAGCTGGCTGCCGCCGGCGCCGAACGCGCGCTGCTGGTCGCCTTCGTCTGGCAGGCCACGCCGCAGTCCGACGATCCGGTGCTGGGCAGCGACAGCAGCGTGGAACAGGTGCGCGCCGGGCTGCGGCAGATGCGCGCGGCCGGCCTGCAGCCGGTGCTGAAGGTGCACCTGTGGATCCCGGGCCATTGGGCCGGCGACGCCGCGCCGGCCGATCGCGCGGCCTGGTTCGCCGCCTACCGGCGCGCGCTGCTGCAGCTGGCGCAGGTCGCCGCCGAAGAGCGGGCAGAGGCCTTGATCGTCGGCACCGAATTGCGCGGCCTGCAGGACGCGCCGCAGTGGCCGGCGCTGGTGGCGGCGGTACGCGAGGCCTACCGCGGCCCGCTCGGCTACGTGGCCGACGGCCTGGAACAGGCCGAGCGCTTCGGCTACTGGGACCGCTTCGACTTCGTCGGCACCAGCCTGTACCCGGCGCTGTCGTCGTCGCCGGCGCAGCGGCTGGCGCAGATGCGCGCGGCGGCCGAGCGGGTGCAGGCGCTAGGCGCGCGCAGCGGGCGTCCGGTGTGGGTGGCGGAACTGGGGCTGCGCTCGGCGCGCGGCAGCCTGGCCGCGCCCTGGGAAAGTCCCGAGCAGCGCAGCGCCGCGGTGGACACCGCCTTGCAGGCGCAGGTGCTGCAGGACTGGCGGCGCGTGCTCGGCGAACGGCGCATCGCCGGCATCGCGCTGTGGTGCTGGTACACCGATCCGGACGCGGGCGGCGCGCACGACAGCGATTTCACCGTGCAGCACAAGCCGGCGCAGGCGGTGCTGGCGCGTGGCGCCGCGCGCTGA